One window from the genome of Myxocyprinus asiaticus isolate MX2 ecotype Aquarium Trade chromosome 30, UBuf_Myxa_2, whole genome shotgun sequence encodes:
- the si:dkey-89b17.4 gene encoding zinc finger protein 646 isoform X3 has protein sequence MAMHDMNRAKGFPCKECDMICPSTPSLLEHMKAHYHQEENGRFECEQCGRIFKQAISLASHKKTHEMGSFQCPVCTRTLPNAMALKNHLSIHTLSPSAQAEEENDDNADEDRNYNLAQNLSDASFRSHISNSGMLPGHDHDKQKSPGSEDAWDRPFKCDQCERTYRHHGSLVNHKKSHQEGTYKCNVCYKQFNNLAALSAHERTHSKFKLPGMSMGALVPEAPSDPRTPGPHNDDMAPSFCHLCQVALPNKNDFQEHILLHNAASSSLGLTRSFPSIVSHNLSTVRSPTVNPYTPALGDPLPLPLLPDKRYDPMLGPPVNNSIFTCAYCGTGHPDIESLKMHYLTHDPHTTTHVHDSPAILNSDGLASNSQPSVSSSNGETRSQNASAAIDDAERRFKCQECGKSYRHAGSLVNHKRSHQTGHYQCTVCCKQYSHLAALHSHLRSHKTRPNSQSMGTEGDWLSSEPMTGLDSQQGFVHSQDQESGATTPISLPGNLGDAAHFVPDGGHNSGLDSLEFHDRFDGTLAQSSSGHSPLPQNHRQAEGVNQGAMSNSYLGNMSFHSAGGASLPAGSANLKESSRQRRGHNQMPYGGGQANSQSNSKRMDNKDDDDNGEVYQCTVCGNHYASLRALRSHLRSHGVNQGAGPSSALSPIGEQEWRRRQEGIAAGLLICSTCGQSFNRKQDLLNHQLAHGPARPDGSAQGLGGASSNSNGKMDGRNHICVDCGMFFADRHQLITHLCPGKARAGGLNKGMNGAKGMTGGAGTSGGGGPVDPQQMPDSDDRPHRCDQCGRSYRHPCSLLNHKKSHKTGVFRCLVCQKRYYNLLALKNHQRTHFDLKRHKCEECGKAFKIQKQLINHLRLHEEHRAKTGDQQDQRVQGMSHPNGARYEGGPSQLQAMRLGEPKIPNPPMNTNYGQPQGYKKPYAGARAQQVDDGSGRRPFACDQCGRTYRHAGSLANHKNLHKIGEYHCNVCNSTYPNRLAMKNHLRMHFALKKYTCSDCGRGFRNQRQLETHTSNQLCKDLPGPSVQSAPPPAEYECDGCSQIFSTTTDLASHNCSSQLPSSSASLNSCNMSMDTGDLGSPEREERPFTCDLCGCSYKHASSLLNHKNTHKIGNFSCSYCDKPYSNYMALRNHMRIHTQKKRHICSTCGKAFRLARFLRNHQRVHEEGHTRFGCPTCGKSFQGRSGLARHRCGDNQVGREGVRKATSSTREGEECRFTYMISNPASSGPYVCQNSDFSEVWTV, from the exons ATGGCTATGCATGATATGAATCGTGCCAAGGGTTTCCCTTGCAAAGAATGCGACATGATTTGCCCAAGTACACCTAGCCTTCTGGAGCACATGAAAGCACACTATCATCAAGAAGAGAATGGCAGATTTGAATGTGAGCAGTGTGGACGCATTTTTAAGCAGGCCATTAGCTTGGCTTCTCACAAAAAAACTCATGAGATGGGCTCCTTCCAATGCCCAGTGTGCACCAGAACGTTGCCCAATGCAATGGCGCTAAAAAACCACCTCAGCATCCACACCCTGTCTCCAAGTGCCCAAGCTGAAGAGGAGAACGATGATAATGCAGATGAAGACAGGAATTATAATCTAGCACAAAATCTGTCTGACGCAAGTTTCAGAAGTCACATAAGCAACAGTGGAATGCTGCCTGGCCATGACCACGATAAGCAAAAATCTCCAGGATCTGAAGATGCCTGGGACAGACCGTTTAAGTGTGACCAATGTGAACGGACTTACCGACACCATGGCAGCCTGGTTAACCACAAGAAGTCCCATCAAGAGGGCACGTATAAGTGCAATGTCTGTTACAAACAGTTCAACAATCTTGCGGCCCTTAGTGCTCACGAGCGTACTCATTCAAAATTTAAACTTCCTGGTATGTCCATGGGGGCCCTTGTGCCTGAAGCGCCATCTGACCCTCGCACTCCAGGGCCCCACAATGATGACATGGCACCCAGCTTTTGCCACCTGTGTCAGGTGGCTTTGCCTAATAAGAATGACTTTCAAgaacacattttgttacataatGCTGCATCGTCTTCTTTGGGGCTTACGCGTAGTTTCCCCAGTATAGTGTCGCATAATCTTAGCACTGTTCGCTCCCCCACAGTCAATCCATATACACCTGCTCTAGGTGACCCTCTTCCGCTTCCTCTATTACCAGACAAGCGTTATGACCCAATGCTTGGCCCTCCTGTTAATAATTCCATATTCACCTGTGCGTATTGTGGAACAGGACATCCTGACATAGAGAGTCTCAAAATGCATTATCTTACCCATGACCCACACACCACAACACATGTGCATGACAGCCCTGCTATTTTAAATTCAGATGGACTGGCTTCAAATTCACAACCATCAGTATCGTCATCCAATGGCGAGACGAGGTCTCAGAATGCGTCTGCAGCCATTGATGACGCTGAACGTAGATTTAAGTGCCAAGAGTGCGGGAAAAGCTATCGACATGCAGGGAGTCTAGTTAATCATAAACGCTCCCATCAGACAGGTCATTATCAGTGCACCGTTTGTTGTAAGCAGTATTCACACTTAGCAGCCCTTCACAGCCACCTCCGTAGTCACAAGACTCGGCCAAATTCACAGTCGATGGGCACAGAGGGAGACTGGCTTTCCTCTGAGCCAATGACAGGGCTTGACTCTCAACAAGGCTTTGTACATTCTCAGGACCAGGAGAGCGGTGCGACCACCCCTATATCGCTCCCTGGTAATCTTGGTGATGCAGCCCACTTTGTCCCAGACGGTGGCCATAACAGTGGCCTGGATTCGTTGGAATTCCATGACCGATTTGACGGCACCTTAGCTCAAAGCAGTTCTGGCCATTCACCTCTTCCACAAAATCATCGTCAAGCAGAAGGTGTGAACCAGGGTGCTATGTCCAATAGTTACCTGGGTAACATGAGCTTCCATAGTGCTGGTGGCGCCTCCCTGCCAGCAGGGAGCGCCAACCTCAAAGAAAGTAGTCGACAGCGCCGTGGTCACAACCAGATGCCTTATGGAGGAGGACAAGCTAACTCCCAGAGCAACAGTAAGAGAATGGATAACAAAGATGATGATGACAATGGAGAGGTTTACCAGTGCACAGTCTGCGGAAACCATTATGCCAGCCTGAGGGCACTTCGTAGCCACTTGCGAAGCCATGGGGTTAACCAAGGGGCAGGGCCATCGTCTGCTCTTTCTCCCATTGGTGAGCAAGAATGGAGGAGGCGGCAAGAGGGTATTGCGGCCGGTCTTTTGATCTGTAGCACCTGTGGCCAGAGCTTCAACAGAAAGCAGGACTTGTTAAACCACCAGCTGGCCCACGGACCTGCAAGGCCAGATGGATCTGCACAGGGCTTGGGTGGCGCTAGCTCTAATTCTAATGGCAAAATGGATGGAAGGAACCACATTTGCGTTGACTGTGGCATGTTCTTTGCAGATCGCCATCAGCTGATCACTCACCTGTGTCCAGGCAAGGCGAGAGCAGGGGGATTGAACAAGGGCATGAACGGAGCTAAAGGAATGACGGGTGGTGCTGGTACCAGTGGTGGCGGGGGCCCCGTAGACCCTCAGCAGATGCCTGACTCTGATGATCGGCCCCACAGGTGCGACCAGTGCGGCAGGAGTTACAGGCACCCCTGCTCCCTGCTCAACCATAAGAAATCTCACAAGACTGGGGTCTTCCGCTGCCTTGTCTGCCAAAAACGCTACTACAACCTACTGGCTCTCAAGAACCACCAGCGGACTCATTTTGACTTAAAGAG GCACAAGTGCGAGGAGTGTGGGAAAGCCTTTAAGATTCAGAAGCAGTTGATAAATCATCTGCGCTTGCACGAAGAGCACAGAGCGAAGACTGGAGATCAACAAGACCAACGTGTTCAAGGCATGTCTCATCCCAATGGTGCCCGCTATGAGGGAGGTCCATCGCAGCTCCAAGCTATGAGGCTGGGGGAACCCAAAATTCCGAACCCTCCCATGAACACCAATTACGGTCAACCTCAAGGTTACAAGAAACCATATGCAGGGGCCAGGGCTCAACAAGTTGATGATGGCAGCGGCCGCCGCCCCTTTGCTTGCGATCAGTGCGGACGCACTTACCGTCATGCTGGCAGTCTGGCCAATCATAAGAATCTACATAAGATCGGTGAATACCACTGCAACGTGTGCAACTCCACTTATCCAAATCGACTGGCAATGAAGAACCACCTCCGCATGCATTTCGCTCTTAAGAAGTATACTTGCTCTGATTGTGGTAGGGGCTTCAGAAACCAGCGGCAGCTTGAAACGCACACCAGCAACCAGCTCTGCAAAGATCTTCCTGGTCCCAGCGTTCAGAGCGCTCCTCCTCCAGCTGAATATGAGTGCGATGGGTGCTCGCAGATCTTTTCTACAACCACAGACTTGGCCTCGCATAACTGCAGTTCCCAGCTTCCATCTTCCTCGGCCTCCCTCAACAGCTGTAATATGAGCATGGATACAGGTGACCTGGGGTCTCCGGAGCGTGAAGAACGCCCTTTCACCTGTGACCTTTGTGGCTGCTCTTACAAACACGCTAGCAGTCTGCTTAaccataaaaatacacacaaaataggCAACTTCAGCTGCTCGTATTGCGATAAGCCCTACTCCAACTACATGGCCCTGCGCAACCACATGCGCATCCACACGCAGAAGAAGCGCCATATCTGCTCAACTTGTGGCAAGGCTTTTCGGCTGGCCCGCTTCCTTCGGAACCACCAGAGAGTCCACGAGGAGGGCCACACCCGTTTTGGCTGCCCCACCTGCGGGAAGAGCTTCCAGGGTCGATCTGGGCTGGCCAGGCACCGCTGCGGGGACAACCAGGTAGGCAGAGAGGGCGTAAGGAAGGCCACTTCAAGCACAAGAGAGGGAGAGGAGTGCCGGTTCAC GTATATGATCTCCAATCCGGCTTCCTCGGGACCATACGTGTGCCAGAATTCGGATTTTTCTGAAGTTTGGACAGTATGA
- the si:dkey-89b17.4 gene encoding zinc finger protein 646 isoform X1, with product MAMHDMNRAKGFPCKECDMICPSTPSLLEHMKAHYHQEENGRFECEQCGRIFKQAISLASHKKTHEMGSFQCPVCTRTLPNAMALKNHLSIHTLSPSAQAEEENDDNADEDRNYNLAQNLSDASFRSHISNSGMLPGHDHDKQKSPGSEDAWDRPFKCDQCERTYRHHGSLVNHKKSHQEGTYKCNVCYKQFNNLAALSAHERTHSKFKLPGMSMGALVPEAPSDPRTPGPHNDDMAPSFCHLCQVALPNKNDFQEHILLHNAASSSLGLTRSFPSIVSHNLSTVRSPTVNPYTPALGDPLPLPLLPDKRYDPMLGPPVNNSIFTCAYCGTGHPDIESLKMHYLTHDPHTTTHVHDSPAILNSDGLASNSQPSVSSSNGETRSQNASAAIDDAERRFKCQECGKSYRHAGSLVNHKRSHQTGHYQCTVCCKQYSHLAALHSHLRSHKTRPNSQSMGTEGDWLSSEPMTGLDSQQGFVHSQDQESGATTPISLPGNLGDAAHFVPDGGHNSGLDSLEFHDRFDGTLAQSSSGHSPLPQNHRQAEGVNQGAMSNSYLGNMSFHSAGGASLPAGSANLKESSRQRRGHNQMPYGGGQANSQSNSKRMDNKDDDDNGEVYQCTVCGNHYASLRALRSHLRSHGVNQGAGPSSALSPIGEQEWRRRQEGIAAGLLICSTCGQSFNRKQDLLNHQLAHGPARPDGSAQGLGGASSNSNGKMDGRNHICVDCGMFFADRHQLITHLCPGKARAGGLNKGMNGAKGMTGGAGTSGGGGPVDPQQMPDSDDRPHRCDQCGRSYRHPCSLLNHKKSHKTGVFRCLVCQKRYYNLLALKNHQRTHFDLKRHKCEECGKAFKIQKQLINHLRLHEEHRAKTGDQQDQRVQGMSHPNGARYEGGPSQLQAMRLGEPKIPNPPMNTNYGQPQGYKKPYAGARAQQVDDGSGRRPFACDQCGRTYRHAGSLANHKNLHKIGEYHCNVCNSTYPNRLAMKNHLRMHFALKKYTCSDCGRGFRNQRQLETHTSNQLCKDLPGPSVQSAPPPAEYECDGCSQIFSTTTDLASHNCSSQLPSSSASLNSCNMSMDTGDLGSPEREERPFTCDLCGCSYKHASSLLNHKNTHKIGNFSCSYCDKPYSNYMALRNHMRIHTQKKRHICSTCGKAFRLARFLRNHQRVHEEGHTRFGCPTCGKSFQGRSGLARHRCGDNQVGREGVRKATSSTREGEECRFTCDQCGRSYRHASSLLNHKNTHTVGIYHCAVCLKTYSNLLALKNHRRIHSETRRHHCPECGKAFRVSSQLQNHRRVHQKEREFACTLCHRSLPTQASFRLHLEMQHGRAPKISPQPGVSSSRSDLSWSSGLDLTLIQTQGMDPNGLPKHNTLHHGPSGSSSAGHQQQHLQQSRNEAGCKSHVCSQCGRGYRHASSLLNHKNSHKMGTYFCNSCQKEFSNLMALKNHRRIHTEPKRYQCPDCGKAFRVSTQLICHRRIHTKEKPFSCQQCDKRFSSKSNLRHHQKVHWNSSTPSSGLNMDATNFLGMPSGPFL from the exons ATGGCTATGCATGATATGAATCGTGCCAAGGGTTTCCCTTGCAAAGAATGCGACATGATTTGCCCAAGTACACCTAGCCTTCTGGAGCACATGAAAGCACACTATCATCAAGAAGAGAATGGCAGATTTGAATGTGAGCAGTGTGGACGCATTTTTAAGCAGGCCATTAGCTTGGCTTCTCACAAAAAAACTCATGAGATGGGCTCCTTCCAATGCCCAGTGTGCACCAGAACGTTGCCCAATGCAATGGCGCTAAAAAACCACCTCAGCATCCACACCCTGTCTCCAAGTGCCCAAGCTGAAGAGGAGAACGATGATAATGCAGATGAAGACAGGAATTATAATCTAGCACAAAATCTGTCTGACGCAAGTTTCAGAAGTCACATAAGCAACAGTGGAATGCTGCCTGGCCATGACCACGATAAGCAAAAATCTCCAGGATCTGAAGATGCCTGGGACAGACCGTTTAAGTGTGACCAATGTGAACGGACTTACCGACACCATGGCAGCCTGGTTAACCACAAGAAGTCCCATCAAGAGGGCACGTATAAGTGCAATGTCTGTTACAAACAGTTCAACAATCTTGCGGCCCTTAGTGCTCACGAGCGTACTCATTCAAAATTTAAACTTCCTGGTATGTCCATGGGGGCCCTTGTGCCTGAAGCGCCATCTGACCCTCGCACTCCAGGGCCCCACAATGATGACATGGCACCCAGCTTTTGCCACCTGTGTCAGGTGGCTTTGCCTAATAAGAATGACTTTCAAgaacacattttgttacataatGCTGCATCGTCTTCTTTGGGGCTTACGCGTAGTTTCCCCAGTATAGTGTCGCATAATCTTAGCACTGTTCGCTCCCCCACAGTCAATCCATATACACCTGCTCTAGGTGACCCTCTTCCGCTTCCTCTATTACCAGACAAGCGTTATGACCCAATGCTTGGCCCTCCTGTTAATAATTCCATATTCACCTGTGCGTATTGTGGAACAGGACATCCTGACATAGAGAGTCTCAAAATGCATTATCTTACCCATGACCCACACACCACAACACATGTGCATGACAGCCCTGCTATTTTAAATTCAGATGGACTGGCTTCAAATTCACAACCATCAGTATCGTCATCCAATGGCGAGACGAGGTCTCAGAATGCGTCTGCAGCCATTGATGACGCTGAACGTAGATTTAAGTGCCAAGAGTGCGGGAAAAGCTATCGACATGCAGGGAGTCTAGTTAATCATAAACGCTCCCATCAGACAGGTCATTATCAGTGCACCGTTTGTTGTAAGCAGTATTCACACTTAGCAGCCCTTCACAGCCACCTCCGTAGTCACAAGACTCGGCCAAATTCACAGTCGATGGGCACAGAGGGAGACTGGCTTTCCTCTGAGCCAATGACAGGGCTTGACTCTCAACAAGGCTTTGTACATTCTCAGGACCAGGAGAGCGGTGCGACCACCCCTATATCGCTCCCTGGTAATCTTGGTGATGCAGCCCACTTTGTCCCAGACGGTGGCCATAACAGTGGCCTGGATTCGTTGGAATTCCATGACCGATTTGACGGCACCTTAGCTCAAAGCAGTTCTGGCCATTCACCTCTTCCACAAAATCATCGTCAAGCAGAAGGTGTGAACCAGGGTGCTATGTCCAATAGTTACCTGGGTAACATGAGCTTCCATAGTGCTGGTGGCGCCTCCCTGCCAGCAGGGAGCGCCAACCTCAAAGAAAGTAGTCGACAGCGCCGTGGTCACAACCAGATGCCTTATGGAGGAGGACAAGCTAACTCCCAGAGCAACAGTAAGAGAATGGATAACAAAGATGATGATGACAATGGAGAGGTTTACCAGTGCACAGTCTGCGGAAACCATTATGCCAGCCTGAGGGCACTTCGTAGCCACTTGCGAAGCCATGGGGTTAACCAAGGGGCAGGGCCATCGTCTGCTCTTTCTCCCATTGGTGAGCAAGAATGGAGGAGGCGGCAAGAGGGTATTGCGGCCGGTCTTTTGATCTGTAGCACCTGTGGCCAGAGCTTCAACAGAAAGCAGGACTTGTTAAACCACCAGCTGGCCCACGGACCTGCAAGGCCAGATGGATCTGCACAGGGCTTGGGTGGCGCTAGCTCTAATTCTAATGGCAAAATGGATGGAAGGAACCACATTTGCGTTGACTGTGGCATGTTCTTTGCAGATCGCCATCAGCTGATCACTCACCTGTGTCCAGGCAAGGCGAGAGCAGGGGGATTGAACAAGGGCATGAACGGAGCTAAAGGAATGACGGGTGGTGCTGGTACCAGTGGTGGCGGGGGCCCCGTAGACCCTCAGCAGATGCCTGACTCTGATGATCGGCCCCACAGGTGCGACCAGTGCGGCAGGAGTTACAGGCACCCCTGCTCCCTGCTCAACCATAAGAAATCTCACAAGACTGGGGTCTTCCGCTGCCTTGTCTGCCAAAAACGCTACTACAACCTACTGGCTCTCAAGAACCACCAGCGGACTCATTTTGACTTAAAGAG GCACAAGTGCGAGGAGTGTGGGAAAGCCTTTAAGATTCAGAAGCAGTTGATAAATCATCTGCGCTTGCACGAAGAGCACAGAGCGAAGACTGGAGATCAACAAGACCAACGTGTTCAAGGCATGTCTCATCCCAATGGTGCCCGCTATGAGGGAGGTCCATCGCAGCTCCAAGCTATGAGGCTGGGGGAACCCAAAATTCCGAACCCTCCCATGAACACCAATTACGGTCAACCTCAAGGTTACAAGAAACCATATGCAGGGGCCAGGGCTCAACAAGTTGATGATGGCAGCGGCCGCCGCCCCTTTGCTTGCGATCAGTGCGGACGCACTTACCGTCATGCTGGCAGTCTGGCCAATCATAAGAATCTACATAAGATCGGTGAATACCACTGCAACGTGTGCAACTCCACTTATCCAAATCGACTGGCAATGAAGAACCACCTCCGCATGCATTTCGCTCTTAAGAAGTATACTTGCTCTGATTGTGGTAGGGGCTTCAGAAACCAGCGGCAGCTTGAAACGCACACCAGCAACCAGCTCTGCAAAGATCTTCCTGGTCCCAGCGTTCAGAGCGCTCCTCCTCCAGCTGAATATGAGTGCGATGGGTGCTCGCAGATCTTTTCTACAACCACAGACTTGGCCTCGCATAACTGCAGTTCCCAGCTTCCATCTTCCTCGGCCTCCCTCAACAGCTGTAATATGAGCATGGATACAGGTGACCTGGGGTCTCCGGAGCGTGAAGAACGCCCTTTCACCTGTGACCTTTGTGGCTGCTCTTACAAACACGCTAGCAGTCTGCTTAaccataaaaatacacacaaaataggCAACTTCAGCTGCTCGTATTGCGATAAGCCCTACTCCAACTACATGGCCCTGCGCAACCACATGCGCATCCACACGCAGAAGAAGCGCCATATCTGCTCAACTTGTGGCAAGGCTTTTCGGCTGGCCCGCTTCCTTCGGAACCACCAGAGAGTCCACGAGGAGGGCCACACCCGTTTTGGCTGCCCCACCTGCGGGAAGAGCTTCCAGGGTCGATCTGGGCTGGCCAGGCACCGCTGCGGGGACAACCAGGTAGGCAGAGAGGGCGTAAGGAAGGCCACTTCAAGCACAAGAGAGGGAGAGGAGTGCCGGTTCAC ATGTGACCAGTGTGGCCGTTCCTATAGGCATGCCAGCTCACTTCTTAACCACAAAAACACCCACACCGTCGGCATCTACCACTGCGCTGTGTGCCTCAAGACCTACTCCAACCTGCTCGCACTCAAGAACCACCGTCGCATTCATTCTGAGACTCGGCGGCACCACTGCCCTGAGTGCGGCAAGGCTTTCCGTGTCTCTTCCCAGCTACAAAATCACCGCCGTGTGCACCAAAAGGAGCGTGAGTTTGCCTGCACTCTGTGCCACCGGAGCTTACCCACCCAGGCTAGCTTCCGTCTCCACTTGGAAATGCAACATGGCCGTGCCCCGAAAATATCACCGCAGCCTGGGGTTTCGTCCAGTCGCTCTGATTTGAGTTGGAGCTCTGGGCTTGACCTTACGCTGATACAGACCCAGGGAATGGATCCTAATGGGCTCCCAAAGCATAACACATTGCACCACGGTCCCAGTGGCAGCAGCTCAGCTGGGCACCAACAACAGCATTTACAGCAGAGTCGCAATGAGGCGGGGTGCAAGTCACATGTCTGCAGTCAGTGCGGACGCGGTTACCGTCATGCTAGCTCGCTTCTGAATCACAAGAACAGCCACAAGATGGGCACCTATTTCTGCAACTCCTGTCAGAAGGAATTCTCAAACCTTATGGCACTCAAAAACCACAGACGCATCCACACAGAACCCAAACGTTACCAGTGCCCGGACTGCGGCAAAGCTTTCCGTGTTTCCACCCAGCTCATCTGCCACCGACGCATCCACACCAAGGAGAAGCCTTTCTCATGTCAACAGTGTGACAAGCGCTTCTCCAGCAAGTCCAACTTAAGACACCATCAAAAGGTCCACTGGAACAGTTCGACACCTTCTAGTGGTCTGAACATGGACGCCACCAACTTCTTGGGTATGCCCTCTGGGCCTTTTCTATAA